One window from the genome of Cucumis melo cultivar AY chromosome 12, USDA_Cmelo_AY_1.0, whole genome shotgun sequence encodes:
- the LOC103487332 gene encoding membrane protein PM19L, translating to MASTQMKSIATLLLLLNFCMYVIILGIGGWAMNKAIDHGFIIGPGLRLPAHFSPIYFPMGNAATGFFVTFALLAGVFGAASAISGLNHIRSWSVESLGAASSAAVFAWTLTILAMGFACKEIALDFRNARLVTMEAFFIILSATQLVYIMAIHGVISTR from the exons ATGGCTAGTACACAAATGAAATCCATTGCCACTTTGCTTCTTTTGCTCAACTTTTGTATGTATGTAATTATTTTGGGCATTGGTGGCTGGGCCATGAACAAAGCAATTGATCATGGCTTCATCATTG GTCCTGGATTACGACTACCAGCGCATTTTTCGCCCATTTACTTTCCGATGGGGAATGCGGCCACTGGTTTCTTTGTGACATTTGCTTTGTTGGCCGGTGTGTTTGGAGCTGCTTCAGCAATCTCAGGATTGAACCATATTCGATCATGGAGTGTTGAAAGCTTGGGGGCTGCTTCTTCTGCTGCTGTTTTTGCTTGGACTCTTACTATTCTTGCCATGGG CTTTGCTTGCAAAGAGATTGCATTGGATTTCAGAAACGCAAGACTG GTAACAATGGAGGCATTCTTCATAATTCTGTCAGCTACACAGCTAGTTTACATAATGGCCATCCATGGTGTTATTTCCACAAGATAA